From Nicotiana tabacum cultivar K326 chromosome 15, ASM71507v2, whole genome shotgun sequence, the proteins below share one genomic window:
- the LOC107783788 gene encoding delta(3,5)-Delta(2,4)-dienoyl-CoA isomerase, peroxisomal, with product MEYKSLKITQKSPNSRVYYLYLNRPGQLNALSRDFFTEFPKAISSLDHNPDVAVIILTGSGKHFCSGIDLQTLSDGFKETHAADHGRNVVKLRRHIKFLQEAVTALESCRKPVIAAVHCACIGGAIDIITACDIRYCCSDTFFSVKEVDLAITADLGTLQRLPRIVGFGNAMELALTGRRFTASEAKDLGLVSKVFTSKEALMEGVNVVAEEIAAKSPLAVIGTKAVLLKSRDLTVEQGLDYVATWNSGALLSDDMKEAISAHNEKRKPRFAKL from the exons ATGGAATACAAATCACTAAAAATCAcacaaaaatccccaaattctcgGGTCTATTACTTGTATCTAAACCGACCCGGCCAGCTCAACGCTCTGTCACGTGACTTCTTCACTGAATTCCCCAAAGCCATCTCCTCACTCGATCACAACCCCGATGTCGCCGTCATCATCCTCACCGGCTCCGGCAAGCACTTCTGTTCCGGCATCGACCTTCAAACGCTCTCTGACGGTTTCAAAGAAACCCACGCCGCTGATCACGGCCGCAACGTCGTGAAGCTCCGGCGACATATCAAGTTCCTGCAAGAGGCTGTTACTGCCTTAGAGAGTTGCCGTAAGCCGGTAATTGCTGCCGTCCACTGCGCATGTATCGGTGGTGCTATTGACATAATTACGGCGTGTGATATTAGGTATTGTTGTTCTGATACATTTTTCTCGGTGAAAGAGGTGGATTTAGCAATTACGGCTGATCTCGGGACACTTCAGAGGCTTCCGAGGATTGTTGGGTTTGGGAATGCAATGGAGTTGGCTTTAACTGGTCGCAGGTTTACGGCTTCCGAAGCTAAAGATTTGGGCTTGGTCTCTAAGGTTTTTACTTCTAAAGAAGCTTTGATGGAAGGTGTCAACGTTGTTGCTGAGG AAATAGCTGCAAAGTCTCCACTCGCTGTTATTGGAACAAAAGCTGTATTGCTGAAAAGTAGGGATTTGACAGTGGAACAAGGCCTAGATTATGTTGCCACATGGAATTCTGGTGCCCTTTTATCAGATGACATGAAAGAAGCAATTTCAGCACATAATGAGAAAAGAAAACCTAGATTTGCCAAACTCTAA